One segment of Prionailurus bengalensis isolate Pbe53 chromosome E3, Fcat_Pben_1.1_paternal_pri, whole genome shotgun sequence DNA contains the following:
- the RBAK gene encoding RB-associated KRAB zinc finger protein: MNESQGPVSFRDVAVDFTQEEWQQLDPEEKTTYRDVMLENYSHLVSVGYDSTKPKVILKLEQGEEPWVVEGDLPCRSRPEVWKVDDLIERIPENGDDISRQAVSTNSKTPNEEREDAFDTTHNVETSLVPSSVLSHTCVSCGKNLESTSELIISDGSYARKKPSECSQCGKTDHGDKPYECNQNGEGYSQNAEGILQNVNLLEKPFEYSECMEALDNEAVFLTHKRAYMGEKPYEWNDSGSDFIQMSNFNVYQRSQMELKPFECSECGKSFCKKSKLIIHQRAHTGEKPYECNVCGKSFSQKGTLTVHRRSHLEEKPYKCNECGKTFCQKLHLTQHLRTHSGEKPYECNECGKTFCQKTHLTLHQRNHSGERPYPCNECGKSFSRKSALSDHQRTHTGEKLYKCNECGKSYYRKSTLITHQRTHTGEKPYQCSECGKFFSRVSYLTIHYRSHLEEKPYECNECGKTFNLNSAFIRHRKVHTDEKPHECSECGKFSQFSYLTDHPPAPLGEKPYECNECGKIFLDGSAFSGHQSLPKGEKSYECNICGKLFSELSYYTIHYRSHSEEKPYGCSECGKTFSHNSSLFRHQRVHTGEKPYECYECGKFFSQKSYLTIHHRIHSGEKPYECSKCGKVFSRMSNLTVHYRSHSGEKPYECNECGKVFSQKSYLTVHYRTHSGEKPYECNECGKKFHHRSAFNSHQRIHRRGSVNVLAVGDLL; the protein is encoded by the exons ATGAATGAGTCCCAG GGACCAGTGTCATTCAGGGATGTGGCCGTGGACTTCACCCAGGAGGAGTGGCAGCAGCTGGATCCGGAGGAGAAGACCACCTACCGGgacgtgatgctggagaactacaGCCACCTTGTCTCCGTGG GGTACGACAGCACCAAACCGAAAGTGATCCTCAAgctggagcagggagaggagccGTGGGTAGTGGAAGGTGACCTGCCGTGTCGGAGTCGTCCAG aaGTCTGGAAAGTTGATGACCtgatagagagaatcccagaaaaTGGAGATGACATTTCAAGGCAGGCTGTTTCTACCAACAGCAAAACCCcaaatgaggagagagaggatgcatTTGATACAACACATAATGTGGAAACAAGCCTTGTTCCTTCAAGCGTCCTATCTCACACTTGTGTCTCATGTGGAAAGAATTTAGAATCGACTTCAGAATTAATCATCAGTGATGGCAGCTATGCGAGAAAGAAACCCAGTGAATGTAGCCAGTGCGGAAAGACGGACCACGGAGACAAACCCTATGAGTGTAACCAAAATGGGGAAGGCTATTCTCAAAATGCAGAAGGTATTCTTCAGAACGTTAATCTTTTGGAGAAACCCTTTGAATACAGTGAATGCATGGAAGCCTTAGACAACGAAGCTGTTTTCCTTACTCATAAGAGAGCTTATATGGGGGAGAAGCCCTACGAATGGAATGACTCCGGGTCAGACTTCATCCAGAtgtcaaattttaatgtttaccagAGATCACAGATGGAATTGAAGCCCTTTGAGTGCAGCGAGTGTGGGAAATCCTTCTGTAAAAAGTCAAAGTTAATCATACATCAGAGGGCCCACACgggagagaaaccttatgaatgtaatgTATGTGGGAAGTCCTTCAGCCAAAAGGGAACTCTCACCGTCCATCGGAGATCCCACTTGGAGGAGAAGCCCTATAAATGCAATGAGTGTGGGAAAACCTTCTGTCAGAAGCTACATCTCACCCAACACCTGAGGACTCATTCAGGCGAGAAGccctatgaatgtaatgaatgtgggaaaaccTTCTGCCAAAAGACCCATCTGACCCTGCACCAGAGGAATCATTCAGGAGAGAGACCCTACCcctgtaatgaatgtgggaaatccttcTCCCGCAAGTCTGCCCTCAGTGACCACCAGAGAACGCATACGGGAGAGAAACTTTACAAATGTAACGAGTGTGGGAAATCCTACTACCGAAAATCTACACTCATTACCCATCAGAggacacacacaggagagaaaccctatcaGTGCAGTGAGTGTGGCAAGTTCTTCTCTCGGGTGTCGTACCTCACCATCCATTACAGAAGTCATTTAgaagagaaaccctatgaatgtaacgAGTGTGGCAAAACCTTCAATTTAAATTCAGCCTTCATTAGGCATCGGAAGGTACACACAGATGAGAAACCCCACGAATGTAGTGAATGCGGAAAGTTCTCTCAGTTCTCCTATCTCACCGACCATCCTCCGGCTCCTttaggagagaaaccctatgaatgtaacgAATGTGGGAAAATCTTCCTTGACGGTTCAGCCTTCAGTGGGCATCAGTCACTTCCGAAAGGGGAGAAATCCTATGAATGTAACATATGTGGGAAATTGTTCTCTGAGTTGTCCTACTACACTATACATTATAGAAGTCATTCGGAAGAGAAACCCTATGGTTGTAGCGAATGTGGGAAAACCTTCTCCCATAACTCCTCCCTCTTTAGACATCAAAGAGTgcacacgggcgagaagccctATGAGTGTTATGAATGTGGGAAGTTCTTCTCCCAGAAGTCCTATCTCACTATCCACCATCGGATCCACTCGGGAGAGAAGCCCTATGAATGTAGTAAATGTGGGAAAGTCTTCTCTCGGATGTCGAACCTCACTGTACACTATAGAAGCCATTCGGGAGAGAAGCCCTACGAATGTAACGAATGTGGAAAAGTCTTTTCTCAGAAGTCCTACCTCACCGTGCACTACAGGACTCATTCCGGAGAGAAGCCCTACGAATGTAACGAGTGTGGGAAAAAATTCCACCACAGGTCAGCCTTCAATAGCCATCAGAGAATTCACAGGAGAGGGAGTGTGAACGTACTGGCTGTGGGGGATCTCCTGTGA